The Anabaena sp. WA102 genome contains a region encoding:
- a CDS encoding GNAT family N-acetyltransferase, with product MFKISKRKVTKAEAELLVRQIKLTPNIMGYSLTEWMSAEYIIVAEDENGKMVGACLNYDFHANWHKIAALFVMEEYRGMGLGKMLFYESYQDAIIRGKKIYTMSINEIVIKMMQDLDFLTFNSLLQMPRITNGDKLIFYFHSLLWLMNFYRIKEIIRKTIVYNHHKTFVYGIKYCSSK from the coding sequence ATGTTCAAAATCTCCAAAAGAAAAGTTACAAAAGCAGAAGCAGAGTTACTTGTTAGACAAATAAAACTAACACCTAATATTATGGGTTATTCATTAACGGAATGGATGTCAGCCGAATATATTATAGTTGCGGAAGATGAAAATGGTAAGATGGTAGGAGCTTGTTTAAATTATGATTTTCATGCAAATTGGCATAAGATAGCTGCATTATTTGTGATGGAAGAATATAGGGGTATGGGTTTGGGAAAAATGTTATTTTATGAATCATATCAGGATGCGATAATTAGGGGAAAAAAAATATATACGATGAGTATTAATGAAATTGTGATCAAAATGATGCAGGATTTAGATTTTTTGACTTTTAATAGTTTATTACAAATGCCAAGAATAACTAATGGAGATAAGTTAATATTTTATTTCCATTCTCTTCTATGGTTGATGAATTTTTACAGGATTAAGGAAATTATCAGAAAAACCATAGTTTATAACCATCACAAAACTTTTGTTTATGGAATTAAGTATTGCAGTAGTAAATGA
- a CDS encoding DUF29 domain-containing protein — protein sequence MDNFSLYNQDFYAWTQQQAKALEQKLVVELDWQHLQEEIQSLGRHEYRELISRLGVLIGHLLKWEYQPEQRSRSWFLTIREQRRAIQRHLRQNPSLKSRITEAMLDAFETGVDLALRETNLPLRTFPEDCPYLFDDIIADNFLCDTLQDWEG from the coding sequence ATGGATAACTTTTCCTTGTATAATCAAGACTTCTATGCTTGGACACAACAACAAGCAAAAGCTTTAGAACAAAAGCTAGTTGTAGAATTAGACTGGCAACATTTGCAAGAGGAAATTCAATCTTTGGGAAGACATGAATATCGAGAATTGATAAGTCGTTTGGGTGTGTTAATTGGTCATTTATTGAAATGGGAATATCAACCTGAACAACGTTCTCGCAGTTGGTTTCTCACAATTAGAGAACAACGTCGTGCTATTCAAAGACATCTCAGACAAAACCCTAGTTTAAAATCTCGGATAACAGAAGCTATGTTAGATGCTTTTGAAACAGGAGTTGATTTAGCCTTACGAGAAACTAATTTACCATTAAGAACTTTTCCTGAAGATTGCCCCTATTTATTTGATGATATAATTGCTGATAATTTTCTGTGCGATACTCTTCAAGATTGGGAAGGATAA
- a CDS encoding pentapeptide repeat-containing protein encodes MFWQKGLGWILGIMLWFIPQTALADWTHPLSYSNAELSRQDFSGQSLQAAEFSNANLEMANFTGADLRGTVFSASVMTKANLHGADLTNAMMNEVKLIGADLSNAVLIEALLLRTVFTDVNITGADFTDAILDKAQIKELCQKASGVNSQTGVETRESLGCQ; translated from the coding sequence ATGTTTTGGCAAAAAGGCTTAGGATGGATTTTGGGAATTATGCTTTGGTTCATCCCACAAACAGCATTAGCAGATTGGACACATCCTTTATCATATAGTAATGCAGAGTTGTCAAGACAAGACTTTTCAGGACAAAGTTTACAAGCTGCGGAATTTTCTAACGCTAACTTGGAAATGGCTAACTTTACAGGTGCGGATTTGCGAGGAACAGTTTTCAGTGCTTCAGTCATGACAAAGGCAAATTTGCATGGAGCAGATTTAACCAATGCGATGATGAATGAGGTAAAATTAATAGGTGCTGATTTAAGTAATGCCGTTTTAATCGAAGCTCTTTTACTCCGCACTGTCTTTACAGATGTTAATATCACAGGTGCAGATTTTACAGACGCAATTCTAGATAAAGCGCAAATTAAGGAGCTATGTCAAAAAGCCAGCGGTGTAAATTCTCAAACTGGTGTAGAAACTCGTGAGTCGTTAGGATGTCAATAA
- a CDS encoding 5-(carboxyamino)imidazole ribonucleotide synthase, translated as MSIKLGIIGGGQLAWMMKGAANKLGVELIVQTPSANDPAVSIAQDSVFAAVDDAAATEILATKCDIVTFENEFVDLAALSLLEKQGVCFRPTLAALAPLLDKYEQRCYLRDLGLPVPQFLALSGEKAVESQIENLGFPVVLKARRHGYDGQGTFIIPDFPTLSKIVNQSRTQFLVEEFVPFTKELAIIAARSVNGEIIIYPAVETRQEEQVCRWVIAPAKITQEQNLEIEAIAHKLLTSLQYVGVCGIELFLTAAGKILINEIAPRTHNSGHFSLDACETSQFELHLRAVCGLPLTNTRLRCASAVMVNLLGYESSHSDYQKQRQQLAAIPKATVHWYGKTEARPGRKLGHITVLLEQDTPNEAKDTIHKIESIWYPPAKICQNFP; from the coding sequence ATGTCAATAAAACTTGGTATAATCGGTGGTGGACAACTGGCTTGGATGATGAAAGGCGCGGCAAACAAGCTGGGAGTAGAATTAATAGTCCAAACTCCTAGTGCAAATGATCCAGCCGTATCTATTGCCCAAGATAGTGTTTTTGCCGCAGTTGATGATGCCGCAGCCACAGAAATTTTAGCAACAAAGTGTGATATCGTTACCTTTGAAAACGAGTTTGTGGATCTTGCTGCTTTATCACTACTAGAAAAACAGGGTGTCTGTTTTCGTCCGACCTTAGCAGCTTTAGCACCTCTGTTAGATAAATATGAACAACGGTGCTATTTACGGGATTTAGGTTTGCCAGTTCCTCAGTTTTTAGCATTATCAGGGGAAAAAGCGGTAGAATCTCAGATTGAAAACTTGGGATTTCCGGTGGTTCTCAAAGCGCGAAGACATGGATATGATGGTCAAGGAACTTTTATCATTCCCGATTTTCCGACCTTATCAAAAATAGTTAATCAAAGTCGTACCCAGTTTTTAGTCGAAGAATTTGTACCTTTTACCAAAGAACTGGCGATAATTGCAGCCCGTTCTGTAAATGGGGAAATTATCATCTATCCAGCGGTAGAAACTCGCCAAGAAGAACAGGTTTGTCGGTGGGTAATTGCCCCAGCTAAAATCACCCAAGAGCAAAATTTAGAAATTGAAGCGATCGCCCATAAACTATTAACTAGCCTTCAATATGTAGGAGTCTGTGGCATTGAACTATTTCTCACCGCCGCGGGTAAAATTCTAATTAATGAAATAGCACCACGCACCCATAACTCTGGACATTTTTCCCTGGATGCTTGTGAAACTTCCCAATTTGAACTACATCTGAGAGCGGTGTGTGGTTTACCATTAACCAATACTAGATTACGTTGTGCTAGTGCTGTGATGGTTAATCTGCTAGGATATGAAAGCAGCCATAGCGACTATCAGAAACAACGTCAACAACTTGCCGCTATTCCCAAAGCTACTGTCCACTGGTACGGCAAAACAGAAGCTCGTCCAGGACGTAAACTAGGACATATCACCGTTCTTCTAGAGCAAGATACCCCCAATGAAGCCAAAGACACCATACACAAAATTGAATCCATCTGGTATCCCCCAGCAAAAATTTGCCAAAATTTTCCCTAA